The genomic interval TTGTCTGCGCATGGAGCCAACTGCTTTGCGGATACCAACTTCCTTAGCTCGTTTTTCTGATCGTGCCGTACTCAGGTTCATAAAATTGATCGAAGCCAGAAGCAATACAAATACGCCAATAATGCCGAACAGCCAAACGTACTGGATTCGTCCGTCAAAGTTGCCGGATGAATCCCAACCCGAATACAAATGCCATTTATCCATAGGATGCAGGAATATTTCAGGTTTCAGAAACGCTGCACTTGGTGCATGTTGCAGTTTGATATCTTTGATCTTTTTTGACACTTTACCAAAGTCAGCATTGGGATTGATCTGAGCCAGTATCTGCCACGAGTTATTGTCCCATTCTGCATTTTCCACTGCCCTTTTCACCCATTCCTGTTTGGACACATACAATTCCCAGGGTGCTATAAAAGTCAGATCCCGAAATTCCGTGTTATAAGGTAAGTCTTCATAAACGCCGGTCACTTTGAGGTCCATGGCATTGTCGAGCTTTACTATTTTATTGACAGGATTTTCTTGGCCAAAAAGCACACGTGCAACAGATTCCGACAACATAATGGAGGACGGATCTTTCAAGCCGGCACGGGTTCCTGCCAGCATTTTTAGTGAAAACAGATCGGGCGCTTCGGGACTTAAATAATTGCCTTTTTTGGTAAATTTATTCTCTCCATATGACAAAATATGTTCACTTGTAAAAGACGACATGACCACATATTTAAAGTCATCTGCAAAATTGGTTCGAAGGTGATTCCCAAGCGGAGCAGGCATATATTCACCATGGTACTTCTTACCTTCAAACGTGACCGTCTGCATTACCTTGGCTATACGGCCATAGTTCTGATGGTATTTGTCGTAAGCAAACTCATCATGAATCCACAGGCCTATCAATACTGCAATGGCCATTCCAGCCGCAAGTCCACCAATGTTAATAGCGGAATATGCCTTGTTTTTCACAAGGTTCCGGAAGGCGATTTTGAGATAGTTTTTTAACATGGCCAGCTGTGATTTGAATTAACAAAAAAATGCTTTTTGATTTGGATTGTAAAGGGCGGGGACGAGCCCAGCCCCTACTCGCTTCGTAAACTTTTTACCGGGTTCATTAATGCGGCTTTTATGCTTTGAAAACTGACTGTTAACAGCGCGATCCCAACTGCTAATAAACCAGCCAGGGCAAATATCCACCACTGAATGTGAATCTTGTAAGCAAAGTCTTTCAGCCATTGGTCCATTCCGTACCATGCAATTGGTGTGGCTATGACTATGGCGACGATTATCAATTTTAAGAAATCCTGTGATAGCAAAGCCACAATGCTCATGACCGAAGCGCCCAACACTTTACGAACACCAATTTCCTTGGTTCTTTGAATGGTAGTGAAAGTCGCCAGACCAAACAACCCCAAACAGGCAATCATTACGCCTAGACTTGCGAATATGCCAAACAGTTCTCCAATGCGCTTTTCGGATTCGTACATTTTGTTAAAACGTTCGTCGAGAAATGAATAAGAAAAAGGGATATCGGTTTGCGCTTTCCATTTTTCCCCAAGGGTTTTGAGGAAATCCGGAATGTCACTGGACGTTATTCGCAGGGCAATTTGGTAGCGATCGCCTCCATAATACATGATCAATGGAGCAATATGCTGGTGCATGGATTCGAAGTGAAAGTCTTTTGTAACACCAACTACCGTATACGTACGTTTGCTGCCTTCACTTCCGTTACCAATAGTAGATATTCGTTGCCCGATCGGTTTTTTCCAGCCAAACTGCTTCACTGCTGCTTCGTTTACAAGTACAGCTGCACTGTCAGACGAAAAGGTTTTTGAAAAATTCCTCCCCAACGATAGCGCTATACCCAAAGTGGAAAGATAATTTTCATCGATACTGTATGTTCTCAATCGAAATGGGCTCACTTGATCAGGAATACTTTCAGCTTTGAAACCGTCATTACCACTATTCGAACTGCCTGCCGGCATGTAACCCGCAAAACTTGTCGCATTTACTTGTGACATCTTTTCGATTTCTTCCTTAAAAGCATTTAGCTTGTCTCCAATTATATAGGTGTCGTGCAGAATAATAACTTTGTCTTTATCAAAACCTACTTTTTTATTTTGGATAAACCTGAGTTGCTGAGACACGATAATCGTTGAGATAATCATTCCAATTGAGACCACAAATTGAACCGTAACTAAGGAATTCCTCAACCAACCGCTTTTCATCCCGATTTGCAAACTGCCTTTAAGCATACTGATTGGCTTAAAAGAAGATAGAAAAAAGGCAGGATAACTGCCCGCCGCCAGTCCAATCAGCAGGCAACCCACGATGGTGTACGAGATCATTTTAAAATTGAAGACCGCCCGGATATCAAACTGTTTGCCTGCCAATTCATTGAAGCCCGGCAAAACCAACAACACAATAGCACAAGCCACGGTGAGGGCCAGGAAGGTTAACAATACGGATTCTGCCAAAAACTGACGGATTAATTGCTGTTGTAACGAACCTAGCACTTTACGGACGCCAACTTCTTTTGCGCGGTTGGCCGATCCGGCTGTGGAGAGGTTCATAAAATTGATACAGGCAATCAGCAATATAAAAAGAGCGATTACTGAGAATACATAGACATATTTCACATCACCATTTGATTCCAGTTCATTTTCCAGATTGGAACGTAAATGAATATCGGTAAGAGGCTGAAATTTCAAACCGAACGAATCTCCTTTTCGCAAATATTCCTCCAGGCTTATTCCTAAAAACTCCTGAATCTCAGGGCCAATGTATTTCCTTATTATTTGTTGGTTTTGAGCAGCCAGTTTTTCAACAGGATATCCTTCCCGAAGTAAAATATACGTATGTGCTCCGCTGGACAGCCATTTTTCTCCAAGTTTTTTTGATTTTAGAGATACAAAAAAATCGTAATGAAAATGCGAATTTGAGGGGATATCCCCACAAACACCGGTGATTCGGAACAAGCCGCGCGTTCCCATCTCAAGGCTTTTGCCAACCGGATCAGCGGCTCCGAAATATTTCCGTGCCATGCTTTCCGTAAGTACCAGCGTATTTGGTTCTGTAAGCGCTGTTTTTGGATCACCTTTTAACAATGGTATCGAAAAAATTCTAAGAAAATTTGAATCAGCGAATACCACCCTGTCTTCCTTAAATTTTTCCTGCCCATTCTTTACCACATAGGAACCTTCCTGCGATATCCGGGTGTACGCTTCCACGCCAGGATAGTCGTTCGCTATGGCGGGACCAGCAGGTGCAGGGGCTCCTGCAATATTAATTTCCTTGCCGCCAATTCTTCCATGAAATGTTATGCGGAAGATCCGGCTGGCATTTTTATTGAATTTGTCATAACTCAATTCATGCCGCACAAAAAGCATAATGA from Dyadobacter sp. NIV53 carries:
- a CDS encoding ABC transporter permease, with amino-acid sequence MLKNYIKIAVRNIWRKKAFTMINIVGLGVGLATCMLIMLFVRHELSYDKFNKNASRIFRITFHGRIGGKEINIAGAPAPAGPAIANDYPGVEAYTRISQEGSYVVKNGQEKFKEDRVVFADSNFLRIFSIPLLKGDPKTALTEPNTLVLTESMARKYFGAADPVGKSLEMGTRGLFRITGVCGDIPSNSHFHYDFFVSLKSKKLGEKWLSSGAHTYILLREGYPVEKLAAQNQQIIRKYIGPEIQEFLGISLEEYLRKGDSFGLKFQPLTDIHLRSNLENELESNGDVKYVYVFSVIALFILLIACINFMNLSTAGSANRAKEVGVRKVLGSLQQQLIRQFLAESVLLTFLALTVACAIVLLVLPGFNELAGKQFDIRAVFNFKMISYTIVGCLLIGLAAGSYPAFFLSSFKPISMLKGSLQIGMKSGWLRNSLVTVQFVVSIGMIISTIIVSQQLRFIQNKKVGFDKDKVIILHDTYIIGDKLNAFKEEIEKMSQVNATSFAGYMPAGSSNSGNDGFKAESIPDQVSPFRLRTYSIDENYLSTLGIALSLGRNFSKTFSSDSAAVLVNEAAVKQFGWKKPIGQRISTIGNGSEGSKRTYTVVGVTKDFHFESMHQHIAPLIMYYGGDRYQIALRITSSDIPDFLKTLGEKWKAQTDIPFSYSFLDERFNKMYESEKRIGELFGIFASLGVMIACLGLFGLATFTTIQRTKEIGVRKVLGASVMSIVALLSQDFLKLIIVAIVIATPIAWYGMDQWLKDFAYKIHIQWWIFALAGLLAVGIALLTVSFQSIKAALMNPVKSLRSE